A part of Tardiphaga sp. vice304 genomic DNA contains:
- a CDS encoding Flp family type IVb pilin: MNMIRAFLRDDSGATAIEYGLIAAGISLVIIAVINGIGGKLNTKFGAINTSLK, translated from the coding sequence ATGAATATGATCCGTGCATTTTTACGGGACGATTCTGGCGCGACCGCCATCGAGTATGGCCTAATCGCTGCGGGAATCTCGCTGGTCATCATTGCCGTAATTAACGGTATCGGCGGCAAACTGAACACCAAATTTGGCGCAATCAACACCTCTCTTAAGTAA
- a CDS encoding sensor histidine kinase, whose translation MDILAKPQNDDDPVFRVALRQSEIRYRRLFEAAHDGVLILDCVSRKITDANPFMSQLLGYRHEELLGKELWEIGLLKDEQASQAAFRELQNNGHVRYEDLPLESKSGEKREVEVVANRYDEDGTQVVQCNVRDITERKKIEDALRSSEERFRTLFELGPSAVYACDARGVIRDFNQRATELWGRTPARGDDSERFCGSMKMFRPDGSFMPHDQCPMAEVVSGELAEVNDEEVVVERPDGSRVTAVVNIRPLKNEHGEVTGAINCAYDITERKQVEEHQRFLMGELAHRGGNLLAVIQSIVSRSLAGTKPLAEERNTLIRRLQALARSQSALMSKGFQGAPLAEIVRLEFEAFTDRVTAKGPDVMLNSRAAQTFALLLHELATNATKYGALSLPDKGEVDIHWSIDGEAEEARFKFQWQERDGPPVVVPARKGFGSLLLDRLASQDFGAQPTIAFAPGGLSYSIDASLPTMTAGSERTNLLRSTDYART comes from the coding sequence ATGGATATTTTGGCCAAACCGCAGAACGACGACGATCCTGTTTTCCGGGTTGCTCTCCGCCAATCAGAAATCCGCTACCGTCGGCTTTTCGAGGCCGCCCACGACGGCGTGCTTATCCTGGACTGCGTCAGCCGAAAAATCACCGACGCCAATCCTTTCATGTCGCAACTGCTCGGCTATCGGCATGAAGAATTGCTGGGCAAGGAGCTTTGGGAAATTGGCCTGCTCAAGGACGAGCAGGCGAGCCAGGCCGCGTTTCGGGAGTTGCAGAATAACGGCCACGTCCGTTACGAAGATCTACCGCTGGAATCCAAGTCGGGCGAGAAGCGGGAAGTGGAAGTCGTAGCCAACCGCTACGATGAGGACGGCACACAGGTCGTTCAGTGCAATGTCCGGGACATTACCGAACGAAAGAAGATTGAAGATGCGTTGCGTTCGAGCGAAGAACGCTTTCGCACTCTATTCGAACTGGGGCCCTCGGCCGTCTATGCCTGCGATGCCCGCGGCGTCATTCGGGACTTCAACCAACGTGCTACGGAATTGTGGGGCCGCACTCCGGCACGCGGCGACGACAGCGAACGTTTCTGCGGCTCGATGAAGATGTTCCGACCGGACGGCAGTTTCATGCCCCACGACCAGTGCCCCATGGCGGAGGTGGTCTCGGGAGAATTGGCGGAGGTCAATGACGAGGAAGTAGTCGTCGAGCGGCCCGACGGATCGCGGGTCACCGCCGTCGTCAATATCCGTCCGCTCAAGAATGAGCACGGAGAAGTCACGGGCGCAATCAACTGCGCCTATGACATCACCGAACGCAAGCAAGTTGAAGAGCACCAGCGGTTCCTCATGGGCGAACTCGCGCATCGGGGCGGAAATCTGCTGGCTGTGATCCAATCCATCGTTTCCCGCAGCCTGGCCGGAACGAAGCCACTCGCCGAGGAGCGCAACACGCTCATCCGGCGACTGCAGGCGCTTGCACGCAGTCAATCGGCGCTGATGAGCAAAGGATTCCAGGGCGCCCCTCTGGCCGAGATCGTCCGGCTGGAGTTCGAGGCGTTCACCGACCGGGTGACGGCCAAAGGCCCGGATGTGATGCTGAACTCTCGGGCGGCGCAGACCTTCGCGCTGCTGCTTCACGAACTCGCCACCAACGCTACCAAGTATGGCGCCCTTTCGCTACCCGACAAGGGTGAGGTCGATATTCACTGGTCGATCGACGGGGAAGCCGAGGAAGCCCGATTCAAGTTTCAATGGCAGGAGCGCGACGGTCCACCGGTCGTGGTCCCGGCCCGCAAGGGTTTCGGCAGCCTGTTGCTCGACAGGCTCGCATCGCAGGATTTTGGAGCGCAACCGACAATCGCGTTTGCACCAGGTGGATTGAGCTATTCCATCGACGCGTCGCTCCCGACCATGACAGCCGGGAGCGAGAGGACAAACCTGCTGCGTTCGACTGATTACGCTCGAACCTGA
- a CDS encoding response regulator yields the protein MTSSTDPRFVVLVVEDEFLLRTNAAEMIADAGFDVVEAGDADEAIAILETRPDIHVVFTDIQMAGSMDGLKLAHFVRGRWPPVKIIATSGNHVIKEGDLPEGGIFLPKPYSFDSISAVLRKLAA from the coding sequence ATGACCAGTTCTACAGATCCGCGGTTCGTTGTACTCGTCGTGGAGGACGAGTTTCTGCTCCGAACGAATGCGGCCGAAATGATCGCCGACGCAGGGTTCGACGTTGTCGAGGCGGGCGATGCCGATGAGGCAATTGCGATCCTCGAAACGCGACCGGATATTCATGTAGTCTTTACCGATATCCAGATGGCTGGATCGATGGATGGGTTAAAGCTCGCCCACTTTGTACGTGGCCGCTGGCCCCCGGTTAAAATCATCGCGACTTCTGGAAATCATGTGATCAAAGAGGGCGATTTACCGGAGGGAGGCATATTCCTACCAAAGCCGTATAGCTTCGACAGCATCTCCGCGGTACTCCGCAAACTGGCTGCTTAA
- a CDS encoding M23 family metallopeptidase, whose product MFDLLPKANRRRKPRRRLFALIPLAAVFVFSDCGLGSSAGTADSRSGVFLGLPVNCRLGDECFVQQMPDMDPGPGVVDPLCGRASYEGHDGWDIRLRSLKDIGRAAVVSIADGTVLRVRDGVADRIFDRLKDSKLLGGKECGNGVLIEHANGIVSQYCHLKQGSIAVHSGTRIGKGERLGLIGASGLAEFPHVHLSIRRDGIPFEPLTGRSLRSGAEAFGETTGGLFEPSVQSLLSNSPTAILDFGLAKTAPELPNLVRDGGPPLVKLSEPIVAWVWAINVEQGSFFRIRLLDSDGVPIVNLQTRALEGRKANYLAYVGGKNGARAGVYDLRVELFDGTRTVQSTAKSFEIGQ is encoded by the coding sequence GTGTTCGATCTTCTACCTAAAGCGAACCGGCGCCGAAAGCCCCGGCGGCGCCTGTTCGCTTTGATCCCTCTTGCTGCTGTATTTGTTTTCAGCGACTGCGGCTTGGGATCCTCAGCCGGCACTGCAGATTCGCGTTCAGGCGTCTTTCTGGGCTTGCCGGTAAATTGTCGGCTCGGCGATGAATGCTTCGTGCAACAGATGCCCGACATGGATCCCGGTCCGGGGGTTGTCGACCCTCTGTGCGGCAGGGCAAGTTACGAGGGACACGACGGCTGGGATATTCGGCTGCGTTCGCTCAAGGACATCGGGCGTGCAGCGGTCGTGTCGATCGCGGACGGGACAGTGTTGCGGGTGCGCGACGGCGTTGCAGACCGGATCTTCGACCGATTAAAGGATAGCAAACTGCTAGGAGGTAAGGAATGCGGCAACGGCGTTTTGATAGAACACGCTAACGGAATCGTCTCCCAATACTGCCATTTGAAGCAAGGTAGCATCGCGGTACACTCGGGGACGCGCATCGGAAAGGGCGAGCGCTTGGGATTGATCGGCGCGTCGGGCCTGGCAGAATTTCCGCACGTCCATCTGTCGATCCGGCGCGATGGTATACCTTTCGAGCCGCTGACGGGGCGGTCTCTCCGATCAGGTGCGGAAGCATTCGGCGAAACCACGGGCGGTTTGTTCGAGCCGTCGGTTCAAAGTCTGCTGTCGAATTCGCCGACAGCGATTTTAGATTTCGGCTTGGCAAAGACTGCTCCAGAATTGCCGAACCTCGTTCGCGACGGTGGGCCGCCGCTCGTCAAGCTATCCGAGCCAATAGTCGCGTGGGTTTGGGCGATCAACGTCGAGCAGGGCAGCTTTTTCAGAATTCGACTGCTCGACTCGGACGGCGTTCCAATAGTGAACCTGCAGACCCGCGCTCTTGAAGGTCGTAAGGCGAACTATCTCGCTTACGTTGGAGGAAAAAACGGCGCGCGGGCGGGCGTTTACGACCTGAGGGTCGAACTGTTCGATGGCACTCGGACGGTACAATCGACCGCCAAATCGTTTGAAATAGGCCAATAA
- a CDS encoding Pam3-gp28 family putative phage holin encodes MKWGSIWQILRYILIAGGGFLTGKGYITAEQVTTLVGAIGSVGAILWGLFVKSGTTAVPDGVAARSDVLTVSAATGAVTQ; translated from the coding sequence ATGAAGTGGGGTTCCATCTGGCAGATCCTCCGCTATATCCTGATCGCTGGCGGCGGCTTCTTGACCGGCAAGGGCTACATCACCGCAGAGCAGGTCACCACGCTGGTGGGGGCGATCGGCTCAGTCGGCGCCATCCTCTGGGGCCTGTTCGTCAAGTCGGGCACCACGGCCGTTCCTGACGGCGTTGCTGCACGTTCGGATGTCCTGACGGTTTCGGCGGCGACGGGCGCTGTCACCCAGTGA
- a CDS encoding IS5 family transposase — protein MVWTEITRRHYRRASLRYESDTTDAEWFVMEPLLPPASALGRPRATDMRTVMDAILYIASTGCQWRQLPKDFPPYSTVQGYFYAWSRGGLFASLNYTLVMASREAAGREASPTAGVIDSQSVKTTESGGPRGYDAGKKIKGRKRHIVTDTQGNLVGLVVHEASIQDRDGAPCVLASIRYRYPWLRHIFADGGYAGDKLRQALKRIGNWTIEIIKRSDREQGFEILPRRWVVERTFGWLGRCRRLAKDFETTIASAVAWAFVAHIRVLIRRLAKA, from the coding sequence ATGGTCTGGACTGAAATCACCCGCCGACACTATAGGCGGGCGAGCTTGCGATATGAAAGCGATACGACGGATGCCGAGTGGTTTGTGATGGAGCCGCTTCTGCCGCCTGCTTCGGCGCTCGGTCGCCCGCGTGCGACAGATATGCGAACGGTGATGGATGCGATCCTGTATATTGCGTCGACCGGCTGCCAATGGCGGCAGTTGCCCAAGGATTTCCCGCCCTACTCGACGGTGCAGGGCTATTTCTACGCGTGGTCGCGCGGCGGACTGTTTGCGTCGCTGAACTACACGCTCGTGATGGCCTCGCGCGAGGCGGCTGGCCGAGAGGCGAGCCCAACGGCCGGAGTGATTGACAGCCAGTCGGTGAAAACCACGGAAAGCGGCGGCCCCCGGGGCTATGATGCAGGTAAGAAAATCAAGGGCCGCAAGCGCCACATCGTCACCGACACGCAAGGAAACTTGGTCGGGCTGGTCGTGCACGAAGCCAGCATTCAGGACCGTGATGGTGCCCCGTGCGTTCTTGCTTCGATACGTTATCGCTATCCGTGGCTGCGCCATATTTTTGCCGATGGTGGCTATGCCGGAGATAAGCTGCGTCAAGCTTTGAAGCGCATCGGCAATTGGACGATAGAAATCATAAAACGATCCGACAGGGAGCAGGGCTTCGAAATCCTACCGCGCCGATGGGTCGTCGAACGAACGTTCGGATGGCTCGGTCGCTGCCGCAGATTGGCAAAGGACTTCGAGACCACAATCGCCAGCGCCGTTGCCTGGGCGTTCGTCGCTCACATTCGCGTCCTTATAAGACGGCTTGCAAAAGCCTGA
- a CDS encoding helix-turn-helix domain-containing protein, with protein sequence MTTIKPRMVGDKDKAIGERIRTQRLAIGMSQEELGSHLGISFQQVQKYEKGVNRTSAVRLSEIAEVLGTNAVSILDGVDGDSKSKSTPISRFVSTKVGVDLIEAMLAIKDPSVRQAVVSLAQALRTR encoded by the coding sequence ATGACCACGATAAAGCCGCGCATGGTGGGCGACAAGGACAAAGCCATAGGCGAGCGAATTCGGACCCAGCGCCTGGCCATCGGAATGAGCCAAGAAGAGCTTGGTTCGCACCTTGGAATCTCGTTTCAACAGGTTCAAAAGTACGAGAAGGGCGTGAACCGCACCAGCGCAGTCCGTCTATCGGAAATAGCAGAAGTGCTGGGCACGAACGCCGTATCGATATTGGACGGCGTCGACGGGGACAGTAAGTCCAAGAGCACGCCGATCTCGCGATTTGTCTCCACTAAGGTCGGCGTTGACCTCATCGAAGCGATGCTGGCGATCAAAGACCCCTCGGTTCGCCAAGCGGTCGTCAGCCTGGCTCAGGCTCTTCGCACCCGTTAA
- a CDS encoding IS3 family transposase, with amino-acid sequence MTAICDEFEHYGWRRVQAVRRQQGMVVNRKKVRRLMREHDIQPRMRRHFTKTTDSDHDQPIFPNLAKTLALDGPDQLWVADWSGPSKVDRLDFSN; translated from the coding sequence ATTACTGCAATCTGCGACGAGTTCGAGCACTATGGTTGGCGCCGCGTCCAGGCCGTCCGCAGGCAGCAAGGCATGGTCGTCAATCGCAAGAAGGTCCGCCGTCTCATGCGCGAGCATGACATCCAGCCCAGAATGCGGCGCCACTTCACGAAAACGACGGATAGCGACCACGACCAACCGATCTTTCCCAACCTTGCCAAAACCTTAGCGCTTGATGGACCCGATCAGCTCTGGGTCGCCGATTGGAGTGGGCCCTCCAAGGTGGACAGGTTGGATTTCAGTAACTGA
- a CDS encoding DUF7946 domain-containing protein, producing the protein MQHDFLPVVIRYDGMDADGHVIDLGLLGQSIQGASKLLGSAGSIVMTGQFAKKTKSMSVRVLAGQPEAHCWEIPAIITTVLVPAVAPMFPIIKEAATAAATKAVTAIVNYAISTVAGRTKEADMSRDIAIKFLEEMGHTPRTAIEAMERLATSQRPAIRMFVAPVGQSCSSARIGDPAFGSVTIDASMREAIDAPEEVEITDAQDFEILISEFDFRNRSCKLSMRDHIDDRITGEITDPIAQVAKNPYSTALDNQRWLCVRGKAQLKAGELEKLYISDLAPRSLPAPSIGG; encoded by the coding sequence ATGCAGCATGATTTTCTGCCGGTTGTCATTCGATATGACGGGATGGACGCCGATGGGCATGTAATTGACCTTGGCTTACTGGGGCAGTCGATTCAGGGCGCCTCTAAACTTCTCGGCAGCGCGGGCTCGATCGTGATGACGGGGCAGTTTGCTAAAAAAACGAAATCGATGTCCGTCCGAGTCCTAGCGGGGCAACCCGAAGCTCATTGCTGGGAGATCCCGGCTATAATCACGACAGTGCTTGTGCCTGCCGTCGCTCCAATGTTTCCTATTATTAAGGAGGCCGCGACCGCCGCGGCCACGAAGGCAGTTACAGCAATCGTCAATTATGCGATATCGACGGTTGCTGGGCGTACAAAGGAGGCCGATATGTCGCGCGACATTGCGATCAAATTCCTTGAGGAAATGGGTCACACGCCACGAACGGCTATCGAAGCAATGGAGCGGCTTGCGACCTCGCAGAGACCAGCTATCAGGATGTTTGTAGCGCCCGTTGGCCAGAGCTGCAGCAGTGCGCGCATTGGGGACCCTGCTTTCGGCTCCGTGACAATTGACGCTTCGATGAGAGAGGCAATCGACGCGCCGGAAGAGGTCGAGATAACTGATGCACAGGATTTTGAGATATTGATCTCGGAGTTCGACTTCCGGAATCGCTCGTGCAAACTTTCGATGAGGGACCATATCGATGATCGCATCACCGGCGAGATAACAGATCCGATCGCTCAAGTTGCGAAGAACCCGTATTCAACGGCGTTAGATAATCAGAGGTGGTTGTGCGTTCGTGGCAAGGCGCAGCTAAAAGCGGGGGAGCTTGAAAAACTCTATATATCGGATCTCGCACCTCGGTCGCTGCCAGCCCCGTCTATTGGAGGGTAG
- a CDS encoding RlpA-like double-psi beta-barrel domain-containing protein yields MLKVLKDRSIAVRIDDRGPFVRGRCIDLSRAAASSIGMGGTARVRLE; encoded by the coding sequence ATCTTAAAAGTTCTCAAAGACCGGTCGATCGCGGTCCGCATTGACGACCGCGGACCCTTCGTGCGCGGTCGGTGCATCGACCTGTCACGCGCTGCGGCGAGCTCGATCGGGATGGGCGGCACGGCGCGGGTTAGGCTCGAGTAA
- a CDS encoding alpha/beta hydrolase: MSKQAPPLLFSGRQWSAFSVLPPVWRFPKGDFCMASFPTLRIALLATTAIVASGGALFAQTPTEKTTISAPVADPAARADPDMAKVLAALGELQPKPIENLTAAEARKQPSATDAVMKVIKDEKLKVDPHAGLSVSNSRFADMGNLRLRYYTPEKATKDAGLPVIVYYRGGGWVISDLDTYDASASAIARKANAIVVSVDYPMAPEHKFPAQHDEAIEAYKYILKNAKGWGGDPAKLAIVGESAGGNLAVATAMAARDQKLTAPVAIVSVYPIATTAADTPSKKEQAAAKPLNAPMMAWFFDKVLNNEAEKQDPRLNLVAADLKGLPPTTIINAEIDPLRSDGDMLADKMKAAGNDVTHKVYAGVTHEFFGMDAVVAKAKEAQDFAVSQLQKSFGPSTGTVGASPSK, translated from the coding sequence ATGAGCAAGCAAGCTCCGCCGCTTTTGTTTAGCGGCCGTCAATGGTCGGCCTTTTCAGTTTTGCCTCCGGTGTGGAGGTTCCCAAAAGGAGATTTTTGCATGGCTTCCTTCCCTACACTGAGGATCGCTCTTCTTGCGACCACCGCCATCGTTGCTTCCGGCGGCGCCTTGTTTGCGCAGACGCCGACCGAGAAAACGACTATTTCCGCTCCCGTAGCCGATCCGGCGGCAAGGGCGGATCCGGACATGGCGAAGGTTCTCGCCGCGCTCGGCGAGTTGCAACCGAAGCCGATCGAAAACCTTACCGCCGCCGAAGCCCGCAAGCAACCATCGGCGACAGACGCCGTGATGAAGGTGATCAAGGACGAGAAGCTCAAGGTAGACCCTCACGCGGGCCTTTCGGTCTCGAACAGCCGCTTTGCGGATATGGGGAACCTGCGGCTGCGCTATTACACGCCTGAGAAAGCTACCAAGGATGCCGGTCTTCCGGTCATCGTCTATTATCGCGGTGGCGGCTGGGTCATCTCCGACCTCGATACCTATGATGCTTCAGCATCCGCGATAGCCCGGAAGGCAAATGCCATCGTCGTGTCTGTCGATTATCCGATGGCGCCCGAACACAAGTTTCCAGCGCAGCATGACGAGGCGATCGAGGCCTATAAATATATCCTGAAAAACGCCAAGGGCTGGGGCGGCGACCCCGCGAAATTGGCGATCGTCGGTGAAAGCGCCGGCGGTAACTTGGCGGTAGCCACCGCAATGGCGGCCCGCGACCAGAAACTCACAGCACCGGTGGCGATCGTCTCGGTCTATCCGATTGCGACGACGGCCGCGGATACGCCGTCCAAGAAGGAGCAGGCTGCGGCGAAACCGCTCAACGCACCAATGATGGCGTGGTTTTTCGACAAGGTCCTCAACAACGAAGCAGAAAAGCAGGATCCGCGACTGAACCTCGTCGCCGCCGACCTAAAGGGACTTCCGCCGACGACTATCATCAATGCCGAGATCGATCCGTTGCGCTCCGATGGAGACATGCTGGCAGACAAGATGAAGGCGGCCGGCAATGATGTCACGCACAAGGTTTACGCGGGCGTGACCCATGAGTTCTTCGGCATGGACGCTGTGGTTGCCAAGGCAAAGGAAGCGCAGGACTTTGCGGTTTCGCAGCTTCAAAAGAGCTTTGGGCCGTCAACCGGCACGGTCGGCGCGTCGCCATCAAAATAG
- a CDS encoding TadE/TadG family type IV pilus assembly protein: protein MQTGLVQLLSRFRRDERGSIALLYGITVVPLIITIGCAVDYTRAASARAALQGAADAAGVAAVSAKSPGFLAAQAMTSDGQVSSGVTDATQFFNGRTSTIGGVSNLSPTITVVKDGKVVKSTVAFTAKVATTFMGIAGWSSMTVSGSSSSEASLPTFLDFYLMLDVSGSMGLPSTNAEQTRLAAINPDNYKSYPNGCTFACHFTANNACSDSDQKYSTGGKCMGFPLSRTAGNSGNSPVGACSTPGTSACIQLRADAVGYAVQQLLITANTTAKVANQFRIGLYPYIQKLYAYFALTSAISGSATNSSTINYAAANLATLLDTGQNATLGSGGTHFENAFPTMNSLVTSVGTGSTATDTLPFVFLVTDGAQNNQTQWGGGWAGDNHATVVDKNLCNAMKTRGITISVLYIPYQPIQNPTSFGNNEDYYVNAIIPNIPTALSQCASPGFFFTANTPDDITTALNKMFQQALVSAHITN from the coding sequence ATGCAGACAGGTTTGGTGCAGCTGTTGAGCCGGTTTCGTAGGGATGAGCGCGGTAGCATTGCGCTGCTCTACGGCATCACGGTCGTGCCTCTGATCATAACCATCGGATGCGCCGTAGATTACACCCGCGCCGCAAGCGCCCGCGCAGCATTGCAGGGCGCCGCGGATGCGGCCGGCGTTGCTGCCGTTTCGGCAAAATCGCCGGGTTTCTTGGCCGCGCAAGCTATGACGTCCGACGGCCAGGTCAGTTCGGGCGTGACCGACGCGACACAATTTTTCAATGGCCGGACGTCTACGATCGGAGGCGTCAGCAACCTTTCCCCCACTATCACCGTGGTGAAGGACGGCAAGGTCGTAAAGTCCACAGTCGCTTTCACTGCCAAAGTGGCAACCACCTTCATGGGGATCGCCGGCTGGAGCAGCATGACCGTCTCAGGCAGTTCGAGTTCCGAGGCGTCGCTGCCGACATTTCTTGATTTTTACCTGATGCTCGACGTGTCCGGCTCGATGGGGCTGCCCTCGACCAATGCCGAACAGACCCGGCTGGCCGCTATCAACCCGGACAACTACAAATCCTATCCAAACGGTTGCACCTTTGCCTGCCACTTCACCGCCAACAATGCCTGTTCGGACTCTGATCAGAAGTATTCGACCGGCGGCAAGTGCATGGGGTTCCCGTTGTCGCGGACGGCGGGAAACTCCGGAAACTCGCCGGTTGGGGCATGTTCCACGCCGGGCACCAGCGCCTGTATCCAGTTGCGCGCGGACGCCGTCGGCTATGCCGTGCAGCAACTACTTATCACCGCCAACACCACGGCAAAAGTGGCGAACCAATTCCGGATTGGGCTTTATCCCTACATCCAGAAACTGTACGCCTATTTTGCACTGACCAGCGCCATCTCAGGATCGGCGACGAATTCAAGCACCATCAACTATGCCGCGGCCAATCTGGCGACGCTGCTGGATACCGGGCAGAACGCTACGCTCGGCTCGGGCGGCACGCATTTCGAAAATGCATTTCCGACGATGAACTCGCTGGTCACCAGCGTAGGCACCGGCTCAACCGCGACCGACACGCTGCCCTTCGTTTTCCTAGTGACCGATGGCGCGCAGAACAACCAGACCCAATGGGGCGGGGGATGGGCGGGCGACAATCACGCCACTGTGGTAGACAAGAATCTTTGCAACGCCATGAAGACGCGCGGAATTACGATATCGGTACTTTATATTCCATATCAGCCGATCCAAAACCCGACCAGCTTCGGCAACAATGAAGACTATTACGTCAACGCGATCATCCCGAACATCCCGACCGCTTTGTCGCAATGCGCCTCGCCTGGATTCTTTTTCACCGCTAATACCCCGGACGATATCACGACCGCTTTGAACAAGATGTTCCAGCAGGCGCTCGTATCGGCACATATCACCAATTGA
- a CDS encoding NlpC/P60 family protein, translating into MTIAALVAGGPLRMGATGPAVTAVQLSLRNAVYDLEPDGGFGTITQTALKAFEASHGLAPVGVVDKPTAAELDKVAPPPSVLKVAPWLSTMRALTGTKEAPFSKDNPFIIEMAHEIIRRYPDLKGNVGWYNHDSIPWCGLQMGYVMAVNGIKPCSAPLSALAWASWGQKLKVPTPGAVLVYSRTGGGHVTLYESEDSTYYYCRGGNQADSVNITKIPKSRAIKAIRWPAGVPLPTAGRRPQDRRDRQCRQGGIRSLSA; encoded by the coding sequence ATGACCATCGCTGCCCTCGTGGCGGGCGGTCCCTTGCGCATGGGCGCAACCGGGCCGGCCGTTACTGCCGTCCAGCTTTCTCTTCGCAACGCGGTATACGATCTGGAGCCCGACGGCGGCTTCGGCACTATCACCCAAACAGCGCTGAAGGCCTTCGAGGCCAGCCACGGCCTGGCGCCTGTTGGCGTGGTCGACAAGCCGACCGCGGCGGAGTTGGACAAGGTGGCGCCGCCGCCGTCGGTCCTGAAGGTGGCGCCTTGGCTGTCAACCATGCGGGCCCTGACCGGCACCAAGGAGGCGCCTTTCTCGAAGGACAATCCATTCATCATCGAGATGGCCCACGAGATCATCCGCCGGTACCCGGACCTCAAGGGGAACGTCGGCTGGTACAACCACGACAGCATCCCCTGGTGCGGCCTGCAGATGGGCTACGTCATGGCCGTGAACGGCATCAAGCCGTGCTCTGCGCCGCTCTCGGCGCTCGCCTGGGCCTCTTGGGGCCAGAAGCTGAAGGTGCCCACCCCGGGCGCCGTGCTGGTCTACAGCCGCACTGGCGGCGGCCACGTCACGCTCTACGAAAGTGAGGACAGCACCTATTATTATTGCCGCGGCGGCAACCAGGCCGACAGCGTCAATATCACCAAGATTCCGAAGTCCCGCGCTATCAAGGCGATCCGCTGGCCTGCCGGCGTGCCGCTGCCGACCGCCGGCCGCCGGCCGCAAGATCGGCGCGACCGCCAATGCCGTCAAGGCGGGATCCGAAGCCTGAGCGCCTAG